The Primulina huaijiensis isolate GDHJ02 unplaced genomic scaffold, ASM1229523v2 scaffold15405, whole genome shotgun sequence genome has a segment encoding these proteins:
- the LOC140965890 gene encoding uncharacterized protein isoform X2: protein MKTQLVEFLPQEIKFIFEVKKHSSCTVHLTNATKQYVAFKVKTTSPKKYCVRPNVSIIKPKSTCDFVVTMQAQKSAPLELQFKDKFLIQSTVVPFGTTEEGITSDMFAKDSENYIEEMKIRVVLASAPNSPGKLPVHGILKQEDTHERLLPEEPHSPVLLPVNGISKQEPNNEQSVPEAKLQYGVESLPPPDMSIKKPNAIKIVNNLEESISPKVKDGMKSVPAKSEEFYSDKNDESKQAKNVEAMELKLTDFKELQLKISSLDSKLIEAECTILKLKEEKMNIIRETETLRQELAMSRRKSGGRKVVVGFPPLFVCMVSLISLTIGFLFRA from the exons ATGAAAACTCAGCTTGTAGAGTTTTTGCCTCAGGAAATTAAATTCATAT TTGAGGTGAAGAAACATAGTTCATGCACTGTTCACCTTACCAATGCCACCAAACAGTACGTGGCTTTCAAG GTGAAGACAACATCACCTAAGAAGTACTGTGTGAGACCTAATGTCAGTATAATCAAGCCAAAGTCTACCTGTGATTTCGT AGTCACAATGCAAGCTCAAAAATCAGCTCCCCTTGAGTTGCAATTCAAGGACAAATTTCTGATTCAGAGTACAGTGGTGCCATTTGGCACCACGGAAGAGGGGATTACATCTGACATG TTTGCAAAAGATAGTGAAAATTATATTGAAGAGATGAAGATCCGGGTTGTTCTTGCTAGTGCACCGAATTCACCTGGCAAGCTACCAGTTCATGGAATTCTCAAGCAAGAAGATACTCATGAGCGCTTGTTGCCAGAAGAACCCCATTCTCCTGTTCTGCTACCAGTTAATGGAATTTCTAAGCAAGAGCCAAATAATGAGCAGTCAGTGCCAGAGGCTAAATTGCAGTATGGAGTTGAAAGTTTACCACCTCCTGATATG TCAATTAAGAAACCGAATGCAATCAAGATTGTTAATAACCTGGAAGAGTCTATATCACCGAAGGTGAAGGACGGTATGAAGTCAGTTCCTGCCAAGAGTGAGGAGTTCTACTCTGATAAGAATGACGAATCAAAGCAAGCTAAAAACGTGGAAGCAATGGAGTTGAAGCTAACAGATTTCAAGGAGTTACAGTTGAAGATTAGTTCGTTAGATTCGAAGCTAATTGAG gCTGAATGCACCATTTTGAAGctaaaagaagaaaagatgaataTCATTCGTGAGACGGAAACTCTAAGGCAAGAATTG GCAATGTCAAGGAGAAAGAGCGGCGGAAGAAAGGTTGTAGTTGGTTTCCCACCACTCTTTGTGTGCATGGTATCTCTTATCAGTCTGACGATTGGCTTCTTGTTTCGAGCTTAG
- the LOC140965890 gene encoding vesicle-associated protein 2-2-like isoform X1 codes for MKTQLVEFLPQEIKFIFEVKKHSSCTVHLTNATKQYVAFKVKTTSPKKYCVRPNVSIIKPKSTCDFVVTMQAQKSAPLELQFKDKFLIQSTVVPFGTTEEGITSDMFAKDSENYIEEMKIRVVLASAPNSPGKLPVHGILKQEDTHERLLPEEPHSPVLLPVNGISKQEPNNEQSVPEAKLQYGVESLPPPDMVQSIKKPNAIKIVNNLEESISPKVKDGMKSVPAKSEEFYSDKNDESKQAKNVEAMELKLTDFKELQLKISSLDSKLIEAECTILKLKEEKMNIIRETETLRQELAMSRRKSGGRKVVVGFPPLFVCMVSLISLTIGFLFRA; via the exons ATGAAAACTCAGCTTGTAGAGTTTTTGCCTCAGGAAATTAAATTCATAT TTGAGGTGAAGAAACATAGTTCATGCACTGTTCACCTTACCAATGCCACCAAACAGTACGTGGCTTTCAAG GTGAAGACAACATCACCTAAGAAGTACTGTGTGAGACCTAATGTCAGTATAATCAAGCCAAAGTCTACCTGTGATTTCGT AGTCACAATGCAAGCTCAAAAATCAGCTCCCCTTGAGTTGCAATTCAAGGACAAATTTCTGATTCAGAGTACAGTGGTGCCATTTGGCACCACGGAAGAGGGGATTACATCTGACATG TTTGCAAAAGATAGTGAAAATTATATTGAAGAGATGAAGATCCGGGTTGTTCTTGCTAGTGCACCGAATTCACCTGGCAAGCTACCAGTTCATGGAATTCTCAAGCAAGAAGATACTCATGAGCGCTTGTTGCCAGAAGAACCCCATTCTCCTGTTCTGCTACCAGTTAATGGAATTTCTAAGCAAGAGCCAAATAATGAGCAGTCAGTGCCAGAGGCTAAATTGCAGTATGGAGTTGAAAGTTTACCACCTCCTGATATG GTGCAGTCAATTAAGAAACCGAATGCAATCAAGATTGTTAATAACCTGGAAGAGTCTATATCACCGAAGGTGAAGGACGGTATGAAGTCAGTTCCTGCCAAGAGTGAGGAGTTCTACTCTGATAAGAATGACGAATCAAAGCAAGCTAAAAACGTGGAAGCAATGGAGTTGAAGCTAACAGATTTCAAGGAGTTACAGTTGAAGATTAGTTCGTTAGATTCGAAGCTAATTGAG gCTGAATGCACCATTTTGAAGctaaaagaagaaaagatgaataTCATTCGTGAGACGGAAACTCTAAGGCAAGAATTG GCAATGTCAAGGAGAAAGAGCGGCGGAAGAAAGGTTGTAGTTGGTTTCCCACCACTCTTTGTGTGCATGGTATCTCTTATCAGTCTGACGATTGGCTTCTTGTTTCGAGCTTAG